The Elusimicrobiota bacterium genome contains the following window.
GCCCTTCGCGGGCGCCGACACGGCGACGATGCTCTTCCCCTTGTGCTTGAGGTCGCGCAGCAGCCAGAGCAGGTCCGCCCGGTTCTTCTCCACGTCGGCGGCGAATTTGCGCAGGACCTTCTCGGAGTGCAGCCCGGCCTTGGCCTCGCCCTTCAGGGTCTGCCCGACGCGGGCCTCGACGCGGTGTTTGCCGGGGCGCCCGACGAACACCCGGAAGGAGCCGCCGTGGATGTTCTGCTTCTCGACGTCGAAGACCTCGAGGCCGTGCTTCTTGAAGAACGGGATCATCGGCTTCAGCGACAGGTACGAGAGGTGCTCGTGGTAGATCGTGTCGTACTCGAGGTTCTCGACCAAGGTCTGGAAGTGCGGCGCCTCCATGATGAAGACGCCCTCAGGCGTCAGGAGGACGTCGAGCGCCTTGACGAAATCGACGAGGTCGTTGACGTGCGCGAAGCAGTTCGACGCGGTGACCACCGACGCCTTGCCGTGCTCGCCGCGGATCTTGGCCGCGAGGTCGGCGCTGAACAGCTCGTTGAGGGTCGGGATGCCGTTCTTCTCGGCGATGCGGACGATGTTCGCCGCCGGGTCGATGCCGAGGATGCGCGTCCCGTTGGCCTTGAAGTTGCCGAGGAGCACG
Protein-coding sequences here:
- a CDS encoding class I SAM-dependent methyltransferase, giving the protein MICRMCRSENLYQFLDLGFMPPADEFLRKEQLRYPRAYYPLDVWMCRACGLSQLGYVVSPEILYRHDYPYEASTTRTGREHFARFAEQTVRRFGLGGKDLVIDVGSNVGVLLGNFKANGTRILGIDPAANIVRIAEKNGIPTLNELFSADLAAKIRGEHGKASVVTASNCFAHVNDLVDFVKALDVLLTPEGVFIMEAPHFQTLVENLEYDTIYHEHLSYLSLKPMIPFFKKHGLEVFDVEKQNIHGGSFRVFVGRPGKHRVEARVGQTLKGEAKAGLHSEKVLRKFAADVEKNRADLLWLLRDLKHKGKSIVAVSAPAKGMTLLNYSKIGSETLDFVTEKSTLKIGRFTPGSHIPILPDSELLRRKPDYALLLAWNFAPEIMANLKEYVKKGGRFIIPIPRPRITKP